One region of Niallia sp. Man26 genomic DNA includes:
- a CDS encoding response regulator transcription factor, whose translation MITVIISENQRMLRGALGTLLSFEEDIDVIGQAANGKEALELIETLSPDVCLLDIEMPVRSGLEVAEELQRKNTAIKIIILTTFARPGYFERALKANVHGYLLKDGPSEDLAEAIRNVMKGKREFASELIFGSIGTENPLTEREQEILALVAAGKTVQEISSTLYLSSGTIRNYISEVLNKLEVKNRIEAISKAQNNGWI comes from the coding sequence TTGATTACAGTCATTATTTCTGAAAATCAGAGAATGCTGAGAGGAGCTTTAGGTACTCTGTTAAGTTTTGAAGAGGATATCGATGTGATAGGGCAGGCTGCTAATGGAAAAGAAGCCCTTGAGCTGATTGAAACCCTCTCTCCAGATGTTTGTCTGTTGGATATTGAGATGCCTGTTAGGAGCGGTCTGGAGGTTGCTGAAGAGCTGCAAAGAAAAAATACTGCAATAAAAATTATTATCCTGACCACATTTGCAAGACCAGGCTACTTTGAAAGAGCGTTAAAAGCAAATGTTCACGGCTACTTGCTTAAGGACGGACCAAGTGAGGACCTGGCAGAAGCGATTCGCAATGTTATGAAGGGAAAAAGAGAGTTTGCCTCTGAATTGATTTTTGGCAGCATAGGTACAGAAAATCCATTAACAGAAAGAGAACAAGAGATTTTAGCTCTCGTGGCTGCAGGAAAAACTGTCCAAGAAATTTCCTCGACCTTGTATCTTTCTTCCGGCACTATCCGCAACTATATTTCTGAAGTATTAAATAAATTAGAAGTCAAAAACAGAATTGAAGCAATTTCAAAGGCGCAAAATAATGGCTGGATATAA